In the bacterium genome, one interval contains:
- a CDS encoding phosphotransferase family protein, whose amino-acid sequence MSLEPALIRYFSARLDDAHEVEVTRCFRIPGGASRETWSVDVRWLDSVGKRRAQGFIVRRDPEASLVEGSDRRVEFDFYRSFADSPVPVPRPLFLETGSEWLERPFFVMERIDGCESQFTALLDPGFAPYRAGLARRMYEVLGDIAATPIADLPATESSAVPAPAECWRRELDHWSGIIARNASEPQPIAEAGIRWLRRHPPPPPPRVTVVHGDYRTGNFLYRGSEIHGVLDWEMAHFGDPLEDIAWSFMPAWQWARDGRAGGIADEAEALRVWEARSGLRVDRDALRWWQVFSCVKAQGIWLTGAREFADGRAQDIMLAFTSYWLINAQDRFLLAALGRSS is encoded by the coding sequence ATGTCGCTCGAGCCCGCGCTCATCCGCTACTTCTCGGCCCGCCTGGACGACGCGCACGAGGTCGAGGTGACGCGCTGCTTCCGCATCCCAGGCGGCGCCTCGCGCGAGACGTGGTCGGTGGACGTGCGCTGGCTGGACAGCGTCGGCAAACGCCGGGCGCAGGGATTCATCGTCCGCCGCGATCCGGAGGCGAGCCTGGTCGAGGGCTCGGACCGGCGGGTCGAGTTCGACTTCTACCGCTCCTTCGCCGACTCGCCCGTCCCGGTGCCGCGGCCGCTGTTCCTCGAGACCGGGAGCGAATGGCTGGAACGGCCGTTCTTCGTCATGGAGCGGATCGACGGCTGCGAGTCGCAGTTCACGGCGCTGCTCGATCCCGGCTTCGCGCCGTACCGCGCCGGCCTGGCGCGCCGCATGTACGAGGTCCTGGGCGACATCGCCGCGACCCCGATCGCCGACCTGCCGGCGACCGAGAGCAGCGCCGTGCCGGCGCCGGCGGAGTGCTGGCGGCGGGAGCTCGACCACTGGTCGGGGATCATCGCCCGCAACGCCAGCGAGCCGCAGCCGATCGCCGAGGCGGGCATCCGCTGGCTGCGCCGCCATCCGCCGCCGCCGCCGCCGCGGGTGACGGTGGTGCACGGCGACTACCGCACCGGCAATTTCCTCTACCGCGGCAGCGAGATCCACGGCGTGCTCGACTGGGAGATGGCGCACTTCGGCGATCCGCTCGAGGACATCGCCTGGTCGTTCATGCCGGCGTGGCAGTGGGCGCGCGACGGCCGCGCCGGCGGCATCGCCGACGAGGCGGAGGCGCTGCGGGTCTGGGAGGCGCGCAGCGGCCTGCGCGTCGACCGCGACGCGCTGCGCTGGTGGCAGGTGTTCAGTTGCGTGAAGGCGCAGGGCATCTGGCTCACCGGGGCGCGCGAATTCGCCGACGGGCGGGCGCAGGACATCATGCTGGCGTTCACGTCGTACTGGCTGATCAACGCCCAGGATCGCTTCCTGCTGGCGGCGCTGGGGAGGTCGTCATGA
- a CDS encoding alpha/beta hydrolase encodes MRRAFTASDGITLVGDGYGDPARPPVLLMHGGGQTRHAWGGTARALAQGGWYALCVDLRGHGDSGWSPDGNYSIDVFARDLVTIARAFDRPPALVGASLSGLAALIAQGEAETGVFSALVLVDVTPRLDPEGTQHIIQFMNARLDDGFASLEEAADTIAAYVPHRTRPKTLDGLAKNLRRHPDGRYRWHWDPQFMSGKRPPDVHSQHDRLFAAARALRIPTLLVRGRMSNLVTMEAAEEFLALAPHARFADVSGAGHMVAGDRNDAFTAAVVEFLAAATSREP; translated from the coding sequence ATGCGGCGCGCGTTCACTGCCAGCGATGGCATCACCCTGGTCGGCGACGGCTACGGCGATCCGGCGCGGCCGCCGGTGCTGCTGATGCACGGCGGCGGACAGACGCGGCACGCCTGGGGCGGCACGGCGCGCGCGCTGGCGCAGGGCGGCTGGTACGCGCTGTGCGTCGACCTGCGCGGCCACGGCGACAGCGGCTGGTCGCCGGACGGCAACTATTCGATCGACGTCTTCGCCCGCGACCTCGTCACCATCGCCCGCGCCTTCGACCGCCCGCCGGCGCTGGTGGGCGCGTCGCTGAGCGGCCTCGCCGCCCTGATCGCCCAGGGCGAGGCGGAGACCGGGGTGTTCTCGGCCCTGGTCCTGGTCGACGTCACGCCGCGCCTCGACCCCGAGGGCACGCAGCACATCATCCAGTTCATGAACGCGCGCCTGGACGACGGCTTCGCCTCGCTCGAGGAAGCGGCCGACACCATCGCCGCCTACGTGCCGCACCGCACCCGGCCGAAGACCCTCGACGGGCTGGCGAAGAACCTCCGCCGCCACCCCGACGGGCGCTACCGCTGGCACTGGGATCCGCAGTTCATGAGCGGCAAGCGGCCGCCCGACGTGCACAGCCAGCACGACCGCCTGTTCGCCGCCGCGCGCGCCCTGCGCATCCCGACCCTGCTGGTGCGCGGCCGCATGAGCAACCTGGTCACCATGGAAGCCGCCGAGGAGTTCCTCGCCCTCGCGCCGCACGCCCGGTTCGCCGACGTCTCCGGCGCCGGCCACATGGTCGCCGGCGACCGCAACGACGCCTTCACGGCGGCGGTGGTCGAGTTCCTCGCCGCCGCCACGTCGCGCGAACCCTGA